A single region of the Anguilla rostrata isolate EN2019 chromosome 11, ASM1855537v3, whole genome shotgun sequence genome encodes:
- the LOC135235097 gene encoding adenosine receptor A1-like, whose product MASQDVYMVLEILVGLACCLGNLLVVWAVWRNRSLRKPTFCFVVSLAAADFLVGAVAIPLAILVNRKVTSFYGCLFCTCVMLVLTQSSILSLLAIATYRYLCVHIPLR is encoded by the coding sequence ATGGCTTCCCAAGATGTCTATATGGTTCTGGAGATTTTGGTGGGCCTGGCCTGTTGCCTGGGCAACCTGTTGGTGGTCTGGGCGGTGTGGAGGAACCGCTCCCTCCGGAAGCCCACCTTCTGCTTCGTGGTGTCGCTGGCGGCGGCGGACTTCCTGGTGGGCGCGGTGGCCATCCCGCTGGCCATCCTGGTGAACAGGAAGGTGACCTCCTTCTACGGCTGCCTCTTCTGCACCTGCGTCATGCTGGTTCTGACCCAGAGCTCCATCCTGTCCCTGCTGGCCATCGCCACGTACCGCTACCTGTGCGTCCACATTCCTCTCAGGTGA
- the LOC135234955 gene encoding transcription factor PU.1 isoform X2: MLATLESIRYLQDFGSRDWGSSSSAEVDLDVIEEYLQEHSVEVQQGGPAPCRRSEEETSIVENSWSGRFAYEWRYSSLARSTEEGMTQQLPQQPTWPGPSSTEWGHCQYAYHANSDSDSQSTSSGDYPHSPPMEKRGNRGCDSLPLAPITGKKKERLFQFLYEMLQNPDMRSCIWWVQSGDGTFQFSSQNKERLAQLWGRRKGNRKTMTYQKMARALRNYSRTGEICKVKRKLTYQFNEGTLRGLRTGGSGSSRTVGC, from the exons ATGCTGGCAACGCTAGAATCT ATCCGATACCTCCAGGATTTCGGGTCGAGGGACTGGGGCTCTTCCTCTTCGGCAGAAGTGGACCTGGATGTGATTGAGGAGTACCTGCAGGAGCACTCGGTGGAGGTGCAGCAAGGAGGCCCAGCTCCCTGTCGCAGGAGCGAGGAGGAGACCAGCATCGTGG AAAACAGTTGGTCAGGCCGCTTTGCGTACGAGTGGCGGTACAGCTCACTGGCCAGGTCCACAGAGGAGGGCATGACTCAGCAGTTACCACAGCAACCTACCTGGCCTGGCCCATCCAGCACCGAGTGG GGCCACTGCCAGTACGCATACCACGCCAACAGCGATTCAGACTCCCAGTCCACCAGCTCTGGGGACTACCCCCACTCGCCCCCCATGGAGAAGAGAGGAAATAGGGGGTGCGACAGCTTGCCTCTCGCCCCCATAACGG GGAAGAAGAAAGAGCGGCTCTTCCAGTTCCTGTACGAGATGCTGCAGAACCCAGACATGCGCAGCTGCATCTGGTGGGTGCAGTCGGGCGACGGGACCTTCCAGTTCTCCTCGCAGAACAAGGAGCGGCTGGCCCAGCTGTGGGGCCGGCGCAAGGGGAACCGCAAGACCATGACCTACCAGAAGATGGCGCGCGCGCTGCGCAACTACTCCCGCACCGGCGAGATCTGCAAGGTGAAGAGGAAGCTCACCTACCAGTTCAACGAGGGCACCCTGAGGGGGCTCCGGACcggcggcagcggcagcagcaggacgGTAGGATGTTAA
- the LOC135234955 gene encoding ETS translocation variant 2 isoform X1 encodes MLATLESRCFCVFPRQIRYLQDFGSRDWGSSSSAEVDLDVIEEYLQEHSVEVQQGGPAPCRRSEEETSIVENSWSGRFAYEWRYSSLARSTEEGMTQQLPQQPTWPGPSSTEWGHCQYAYHANSDSDSQSTSSGDYPHSPPMEKRGNRGCDSLPLAPITGKKKERLFQFLYEMLQNPDMRSCIWWVQSGDGTFQFSSQNKERLAQLWGRRKGNRKTMTYQKMARALRNYSRTGEICKVKRKLTYQFNEGTLRGLRTGGSGSSRTVGC; translated from the exons ATGCTGGCAACGCTAGAATCT AGATGTTTCTGTGTATTTCCGCGACAGATCCGATACCTCCAGGATTTCGGGTCGAGGGACTGGGGCTCTTCCTCTTCGGCAGAAGTGGACCTGGATGTGATTGAGGAGTACCTGCAGGAGCACTCGGTGGAGGTGCAGCAAGGAGGCCCAGCTCCCTGTCGCAGGAGCGAGGAGGAGACCAGCATCGTGG AAAACAGTTGGTCAGGCCGCTTTGCGTACGAGTGGCGGTACAGCTCACTGGCCAGGTCCACAGAGGAGGGCATGACTCAGCAGTTACCACAGCAACCTACCTGGCCTGGCCCATCCAGCACCGAGTGG GGCCACTGCCAGTACGCATACCACGCCAACAGCGATTCAGACTCCCAGTCCACCAGCTCTGGGGACTACCCCCACTCGCCCCCCATGGAGAAGAGAGGAAATAGGGGGTGCGACAGCTTGCCTCTCGCCCCCATAACGG GGAAGAAGAAAGAGCGGCTCTTCCAGTTCCTGTACGAGATGCTGCAGAACCCAGACATGCGCAGCTGCATCTGGTGGGTGCAGTCGGGCGACGGGACCTTCCAGTTCTCCTCGCAGAACAAGGAGCGGCTGGCCCAGCTGTGGGGCCGGCGCAAGGGGAACCGCAAGACCATGACCTACCAGAAGATGGCGCGCGCGCTGCGCAACTACTCCCGCACCGGCGAGATCTGCAAGGTGAAGAGGAAGCTCACCTACCAGTTCAACGAGGGCACCCTGAGGGGGCTCCGGACcggcggcagcggcagcagcaggacgGTAGGATGTTAA